In Dasypus novemcinctus isolate mDasNov1 chromosome 10, mDasNov1.1.hap2, whole genome shotgun sequence, one DNA window encodes the following:
- the GATD1 gene encoding glutamine amidotransferase-like class 1 domain-containing protein 1 isoform X3 codes for MCDGTPRSRGVAAAALEKQKCVRPVLLAVLHPGQCRLQPAGGHPWGPQLWPLLLQGKPMDFVDVNESNARWVQDFRLKSYASPARLESIDGARYHALLVPSCPGALADLASSGSLARILQHFHSESKPICAIGHGVAALCCATSEDGSWVFRGYSVTGPSVLELVRAPGFARLPLVVEDFVKDAGAGFSASAPGAVHVVLDRHLVTGQNAGSTAAAVQNLLFLCGSRK; via the exons ATGTGCGACGGGACCCCTAGGAGTCGGGGGGTAGCGGCAGCTGCCCTGGAGAAACAAAA GTGTGTCCGCCCCGTCCTTCTCGCAGTGCTTCACCCTGGCCAGTGCCGCCTTCAACCTGCAGGTGGCCACCCCTGGG GGCCGCAGCTCTGGCCTCTGCTGCTCCAGGGGAAGCCCATGGACTTCGTGGACGTGAACGAGAGCAACGCACGCTGGGTCCAGGACTTCCGCCTCAAGTCCTACGCCAGCCCCGCCCGGCTCGAATCCATCGACG GCGCCCGGTACCATGCTCTCCTGGTGCCCAGCTGCCCCGGGGCCCTGGCTGACCTGGCCAGCAGCGGGTCCCTGGCCCGCATCCTGCAGCACTTCCACTCCGAGAGCA AGCCCATCTGCGCCATCGGCCATGGCGTCGCTGCGCTCTGCTGCGCCACCAGCGAGGACGGCTCCTGGGTGTTCCGAGGGTACAGTGTGACGGGG CCCTCGGTGTTGGAGCTCGTCAGGGCGCCCGGTTTCGCCCGCCTGCCCCTGGTGGTGGAGGACTTCGTCAAGGATGCGGGCGCCGGCTTTAGCG CCAGCGCGCCCGGTGCGGTGCACGTGGTGCTGGACCGCCACTTGGTCACCGGCCAGAACGCTGGCTCCACTGCCGCGGCGGTGCAGAACCTGCTCTTCCTCTGCGGCAGCAG GAAGTGA
- the GATD1 gene encoding glutamine amidotransferase-like class 1 domain-containing protein 1 isoform X5: protein MDFVDVNESNARWVQDFRLKSYASPARLESIDGARYHALLVPSCPGALADLASSGSLARILQHFHSESKPICAIGHGVAALCCATSEDGSWVFRGYSVTGDPPRPPSATPLQPSVLELVRAPGFARLPLVVEDFVKDAGAGFSASAPGAVHVVLDRHLVTGQNAGSTAAAVQNLLFLCGSRK from the exons ATGGACTTCGTGGACGTGAACGAGAGCAACGCACGCTGGGTCCAGGACTTCCGCCTCAAGTCCTACGCCAGCCCCGCCCGGCTCGAATCCATCGACG GCGCCCGGTACCATGCTCTCCTGGTGCCCAGCTGCCCCGGGGCCCTGGCTGACCTGGCCAGCAGCGGGTCCCTGGCCCGCATCCTGCAGCACTTCCACTCCGAGAGCA AGCCCATCTGCGCCATCGGCCATGGCGTCGCTGCGCTCTGCTGCGCCACCAGCGAGGACGGCTCCTGGGTGTTCCGAGGGTACAGTGTGACGGGG GACCCGCCCAGGCCCCCCTCAGCCACCCCCTTGCAGCCCTCGGTGTTGGAGCTCGTCAGGGCGCCCGGTTTCGCCCGCCTGCCCCTGGTGGTGGAGGACTTCGTCAAGGATGCGGGCGCCGGCTTTAGCG CCAGCGCGCCCGGTGCGGTGCACGTGGTGCTGGACCGCCACTTGGTCACCGGCCAGAACGCTGGCTCCACTGCCGCGGCGGTGCAGAACCTGCTCTTCCTCTGCGGCAGCAG GAAGTGA
- the GATD1 gene encoding glutamine amidotransferase-like class 1 domain-containing protein 1 isoform X2: MAAERLPGRPACLLVASGAAEGVSAPSFSQCFTLASAAFNLQVATPGGKPMDFVDVNESNARWVQDFRLKSYASPARLESIDGARYHALLVPSCPGALADLASSGSLARILQHFHSESKPICAIGHGVAALCCATSEDGSWVFRGYSVTGDPPRPPSATPLQPSVLELVRAPGFARLPLVVEDFVKDAGAGFSASAPGAVHVVLDRHLVTGQNAGSTAAAVQNLLFLCGSRK; the protein is encoded by the exons ATGGCGGCCGAGCGGCTCCCCGGGCGGCCCGCCTGCCTGCTCGTGGCCAGCGGCGCCGCCGAAG GTGTGTCCGCCCCGTCCTTCTCGCAGTGCTTCACCCTGGCCAGTGCCGCCTTCAACCTGCAGGTGGCCACCCCTGGG GGGAAGCCCATGGACTTCGTGGACGTGAACGAGAGCAACGCACGCTGGGTCCAGGACTTCCGCCTCAAGTCCTACGCCAGCCCCGCCCGGCTCGAATCCATCGACG GCGCCCGGTACCATGCTCTCCTGGTGCCCAGCTGCCCCGGGGCCCTGGCTGACCTGGCCAGCAGCGGGTCCCTGGCCCGCATCCTGCAGCACTTCCACTCCGAGAGCA AGCCCATCTGCGCCATCGGCCATGGCGTCGCTGCGCTCTGCTGCGCCACCAGCGAGGACGGCTCCTGGGTGTTCCGAGGGTACAGTGTGACGGGG GACCCGCCCAGGCCCCCCTCAGCCACCCCCTTGCAGCCCTCGGTGTTGGAGCTCGTCAGGGCGCCCGGTTTCGCCCGCCTGCCCCTGGTGGTGGAGGACTTCGTCAAGGATGCGGGCGCCGGCTTTAGCG CCAGCGCGCCCGGTGCGGTGCACGTGGTGCTGGACCGCCACTTGGTCACCGGCCAGAACGCTGGCTCCACTGCCGCGGCGGTGCAGAACCTGCTCTTCCTCTGCGGCAGCAG GAAGTGA
- the GATD1 gene encoding glutamine amidotransferase-like class 1 domain-containing protein 1 isoform X1 — MCDGTPRSRGVAAAALEKQKCVRPVLLAVLHPGQCRLQPAGGHPWGPQLWPLLLQGKPMDFVDVNESNARWVQDFRLKSYASPARLESIDGARYHALLVPSCPGALADLASSGSLARILQHFHSESKPICAIGHGVAALCCATSEDGSWVFRGYSVTGDPPRPPSATPLQPSVLELVRAPGFARLPLVVEDFVKDAGAGFSASAPGAVHVVLDRHLVTGQNAGSTAAAVQNLLFLCGSRK, encoded by the exons ATGTGCGACGGGACCCCTAGGAGTCGGGGGGTAGCGGCAGCTGCCCTGGAGAAACAAAA GTGTGTCCGCCCCGTCCTTCTCGCAGTGCTTCACCCTGGCCAGTGCCGCCTTCAACCTGCAGGTGGCCACCCCTGGG GGCCGCAGCTCTGGCCTCTGCTGCTCCAGGGGAAGCCCATGGACTTCGTGGACGTGAACGAGAGCAACGCACGCTGGGTCCAGGACTTCCGCCTCAAGTCCTACGCCAGCCCCGCCCGGCTCGAATCCATCGACG GCGCCCGGTACCATGCTCTCCTGGTGCCCAGCTGCCCCGGGGCCCTGGCTGACCTGGCCAGCAGCGGGTCCCTGGCCCGCATCCTGCAGCACTTCCACTCCGAGAGCA AGCCCATCTGCGCCATCGGCCATGGCGTCGCTGCGCTCTGCTGCGCCACCAGCGAGGACGGCTCCTGGGTGTTCCGAGGGTACAGTGTGACGGGG GACCCGCCCAGGCCCCCCTCAGCCACCCCCTTGCAGCCCTCGGTGTTGGAGCTCGTCAGGGCGCCCGGTTTCGCCCGCCTGCCCCTGGTGGTGGAGGACTTCGTCAAGGATGCGGGCGCCGGCTTTAGCG CCAGCGCGCCCGGTGCGGTGCACGTGGTGCTGGACCGCCACTTGGTCACCGGCCAGAACGCTGGCTCCACTGCCGCGGCGGTGCAGAACCTGCTCTTCCTCTGCGGCAGCAG GAAGTGA
- the GATD1 gene encoding glutamine amidotransferase-like class 1 domain-containing protein 1 isoform X4: protein MAAERLPGRPACLLVASGAAEGVSAPSFSQCFTLASAAFNLQVATPGGKPMDFVDVNESNARWVQDFRLKSYASPARLESIDGARYHALLVPSCPGALADLASSGSLARILQHFHSESKPICAIGHGVAALCCATSEDGSWVFRGYSVTGPSVLELVRAPGFARLPLVVEDFVKDAGAGFSASAPGAVHVVLDRHLVTGQNAGSTAAAVQNLLFLCGSRK from the exons ATGGCGGCCGAGCGGCTCCCCGGGCGGCCCGCCTGCCTGCTCGTGGCCAGCGGCGCCGCCGAAG GTGTGTCCGCCCCGTCCTTCTCGCAGTGCTTCACCCTGGCCAGTGCCGCCTTCAACCTGCAGGTGGCCACCCCTGGG GGGAAGCCCATGGACTTCGTGGACGTGAACGAGAGCAACGCACGCTGGGTCCAGGACTTCCGCCTCAAGTCCTACGCCAGCCCCGCCCGGCTCGAATCCATCGACG GCGCCCGGTACCATGCTCTCCTGGTGCCCAGCTGCCCCGGGGCCCTGGCTGACCTGGCCAGCAGCGGGTCCCTGGCCCGCATCCTGCAGCACTTCCACTCCGAGAGCA AGCCCATCTGCGCCATCGGCCATGGCGTCGCTGCGCTCTGCTGCGCCACCAGCGAGGACGGCTCCTGGGTGTTCCGAGGGTACAGTGTGACGGGG CCCTCGGTGTTGGAGCTCGTCAGGGCGCCCGGTTTCGCCCGCCTGCCCCTGGTGGTGGAGGACTTCGTCAAGGATGCGGGCGCCGGCTTTAGCG CCAGCGCGCCCGGTGCGGTGCACGTGGTGCTGGACCGCCACTTGGTCACCGGCCAGAACGCTGGCTCCACTGCCGCGGCGGTGCAGAACCTGCTCTTCCTCTGCGGCAGCAG GAAGTGA